The window AATCTATGTATTGATTATGCCTAAGAAAGCAGATCAATTATGGTTATGAGTCGGTCGGCATTAATACTTGCGCTCGCATCGCTTCTTAGAGACTATCTGGATCGATATTCAATTCACGCAATTTCGCCGCCAATCGTTCAGCACGTTGGGCTTCTTGTTCGGCACGTTGGGCTGCTAATTCCCGTTGTTCCTCCAATTCCAAATAAGAAAGGAACTTTTGTCCATCGGGTCGATATAACTCTAACCCTTCTTCTGTTAATTCAAATCGAACTCCTAAGCGAGGACTAACCCAACCTGACATCGGTTCGATTACTTCTAATAATCCTTCAATTCGTTGCCAACCCGTCAATTCTTTGTCATCTGGATCGTAGAGGTAATATTCTTCTACTTCGTAGCGATTATAAAAGGCTAGTTTTTTAGCCATTTTTGTCTGGCTATCGCTGTACGAGCGGATTTCAAAGACGACTTGTGGAGGGATATTATTCTCTTTCCATTGGAGATATGAACGTCTATCTCCTTTGGGTCTGCCAAAGACTACCATCGTATCAGG of the Allocoleopsis franciscana PCC 7113 genome contains:
- a CDS encoding Uma2 family endonuclease, coding for MKLTTEEIIYPSSDGQPMADSTIQYQWITTIKGGCDALFKDDPNVFIAGDLLWYPVEGNNRICQAPDTMVVFGRPKGDRRSYLQWKENNIPPQVVFEIRSYSDSQTKMAKKLAFYNRYEVEEYYLYDPDDKELTGWQRIEGLLEVIEPMSGWVSPRLGVRFELTEEGLELYRPDGQKFLSYLELEEQRELAAQRAEQEAQRAERLAAKLRELNIDPDSL